A window of the Cicer arietinum cultivar CDC Frontier isolate Library 1 chromosome 6, Cicar.CDCFrontier_v2.0, whole genome shotgun sequence genome harbors these coding sequences:
- the LOC101514821 gene encoding large ribosomal subunit protein eL37x codes for MGKGTGSFGKRRNKTHTLCIRCGRRSFHLQKSRCSACAYPAARVRKYNWSVKAIRRKTTGTGRMRYLRHVPRRFKSGFREGTEAAPRKKGAAASA; via the exons ATG GGTAAGGGAACAGGTAGTTTCGGTAAGAGAAGGAACAAGACCCACACACTCTGTATTAGGTGTGGCCGTCGCAGTTTCCATCTCCAGAAAAGTCGCTGCTCAGCATGTGCTTACCCAGCTGCACGTGTCAGGAAAT ATAACTGGAGTGTTAAGGCTATTAGGAGAAAGACTACTGGAACTGGTAGGATGAGGTATTTGCGTCATGTGCCTCGCAGATTCAAAAGTGGATTCAGAGAAG GGACCGAAGCTGCACCCAGGAAGAAGGGAGCAGCTGCCTCTGCATAA